One genomic window of Medicago truncatula cultivar Jemalong A17 chromosome 1, MtrunA17r5.0-ANR, whole genome shotgun sequence includes the following:
- the LOC11417118 gene encoding E3 ubiquitin-protein ligase SP1, translating to MELALMGGVVFCSAAAVLYTCSKYNHRNAEILKSVTQVNKLMDIEQLLDGERSHLVVAISGCVVSETPIKCELTGLRGVVVEETVVQHYLRECDANKLIMKCNDNGSWLQNSPLTLYTRNEVPWYLDDGTGRVLVVGSETFEDSGWARACKTLNHLQGVKVGVSAPLSASVSVVGLKRIEWALPFGTSLTVVGEASRDGDGTVRIQRPPKGPFYVSRKTIDEQIADLTYFARRFKYASVGLTLFGAWLIAEFAIWCITKDGDAVSCEKVEIAPVDFSEGVGSQQVDSS from the exons ATGGAGCTGGCTCTTATGGGAGGCGTCGTTTTCTGTTCAGCTGCTGCTGTTCTTTACACTTGCAGCAAATACAATCACAG gaatgCAGAAATTCTTAAATCTGTTACCCAGGTCAATAAGTTGATGGACATAG AACAATTGCTGGATGGAGAAAGATCACACTTGGTTGTTGCAATTTCTGGGTGTGTTGTTTCTGAAACCCCAATTAAGTGCGAGTTGACTGGTTTAAGAGGTGTTGTAGTTGAAGAAACA GTAGTGCAACATTATCTAAGAGAGTGTGATGCTAATAAGCTAATAATGAAATGTAATGACAATGGCTCTTGGCTGCAAAATTCTCCGTTGACATTGTACACTCGCAATGAGGTTCCTTGGTATCTG GATGATGGGACCGGTCGCGTGCTTGTGGTTGGAAGCGAGACGTTTGAAGATTCGGGTTGGGCACGTGCATGTAAAACATTGAATCATCTCCAAGGTGTAAAGGTGGGAGTGTCAGCTCCATTGTCTGCTTCGGTCTCTGTGGTAGGACTTAAGAGAATTGAATGGGCACTTCCGTTTGGAACTTCCTTGACTGTTGTTGGTGAG GCCTCTAGAGATGGTGACGGGACTGTTCGAATTCAGAGACCTCCCAAAGGACCATTTTATGTTTCCCGCAAAACGATTGATGAACAGATTGCAGATCTTACATATTTCGCGAG GAGGTTTAAGTATGCTTCTGTGGGACTCACGCTGTTTGGTGCTTGGCTAATAGCCGAATTTGCTATTTGGTGCATCACGAAAGACGGTGATGCTGTGAGCTGTGAAAAAG TGGAAATTGCTCCGGTGGACTTTTCTGAAGGCGTTGGTAGCCAACAAGTTGACTCTTCATAG
- the LOC11417119 gene encoding E3 ubiquitin-protein ligase SP1 — protein MDANILPRVVTISGRVVCEAPITGELSGLGGAIVEERVEEHHLKRDVEIKGKKESKGSVEPVTKKCGEADSWTPGYELKSVNHKEALWYLDDGTGRALVVRAWGGTGFELPVGSSTFENSTETRFHEKSDRIPFHEKSEHFQLIKILGFKRIERVLPVGTSLTVVGQPVRDSAGAIRIQRPHNGPFYVSQQTIDEHIENLKSVARWCQCVSVGLTVFGVSLIANALSHTSEDSVAVNCGKGTIH, from the exons ATGGATGCAAATATATTACCCAGGGTTGTTACAATTTCTGGCAGAGTTGTTTGTGAAGCCCCAATTACGGGCGAGTTGAGTGGTTTAGGAGGTGCAATAGTCGAAGAACGA gtaGAGGAACATCATCTTAAACGAGATGTTGAAATTAAGGGAAAAAAGGAAAGCAAGGGTTCTGTTGAGCCTGTTACAAAGAAATGCGGTGAGGCTGATTCTTGGACACCGGGTTATGAGTTAAAATCAGTCAATCATAAAGAGGCTCTTTGGTATCTG GATGATGGGACCGGTCGTGCGCTTGTGGTTAGAGCTTGGGGTGGTACTGGTTTTGAATTACCTGTTGGAAGCTCAACATTTGAAAATTCGACGGAGACACGTTTTCATGAAAAATCAGATCGGATACCTTTTCATGAAAAATCGGAGCACTTCCAACTTATAAAG ATTCTTGGCTTCAAGAGGATTGAACGGGTACTTCCGGTTGGAACTTCCTTAACTGTTGTTGGTCAG CCTGTCAGAGATTCTGCTGGAGCCATTCGAATTCAGCGACCTCACAATGGGCCATTTTATGTGTCTCAACAAACGATTGATGAACACATTGAAAATCTCAAGAGTGTTGCAAG gTGGTGCCAGTGTGTTTCTGTGGGCCTGACAGTCTTTGGTGTTTCGCTAATAGCCAATGCTCTTTCGCACACCTCAGAAGACAGTGTTGCAGTAAACTGTGGAAAAGGTACCATTCACTAG